The Lasioglossum baleicum chromosome 15, iyLasBale1, whole genome shotgun sequence genome has a segment encoding these proteins:
- the Mbc gene encoding dedicator of cytokinesis protein myoblast city isoform X5 — translation MKMTMAWTKVKGHLGVAIDNFAYESPHVVQLTVGEVVHISGECGNWYHGRSKINGTCGIFPKSYIHIIEESKTKDCLIDEITNVLREWGHHWKHLYVIHSEHFLNMKQQLLELIEYRSKILSGTLTVDELKDMKRLATARIDTGNQLLGLDMVVRDDQGNVLNPEETSTIQLYYHHETAAERIRKAANDMKKKPSRPQAPVYSHIFFVSVRNFVCKMTEDVELLLTLYDGREMKAITENYVVSWSKEGLARDIDQLHNLRVLFTDLGSRDLARDKVYLVCYVIRVGGMEAKDIDHRRSSVSQANQKTKSTENMRRPFGVAAMDITSYITGKLEGDSDHHHFIPFVQCCEKESLDGTLRRILSQKEVSIQKSTNGNSGSFTGGQGLWASLKLLRGDPKQVRDENPHLVLGNVAIARKMGFPEVILPGDVRNDLYLTLISGEFNKGSKSTDKNVEVTVKVCNEFGTPIPGVMTLGGGASPIDEYRSVIYYHEDKPRWCETFKIAIPIEEFKQAHLKFTFKHRSSNEAKDKSEKPFALSYVKLMQRNGTTLQDTQHELLVYKLDQKKYEDADTSYLKLPSTRGELVELNIEKKPTLGALSLSTKDSFLITTNICSTKLTQNVDLLGLLNWASHNTDLKESLAALMKVDGEEVVKFLQDVLDALFNILMSNSDSDVYDDIVFECLLYIIGLVSDRKYQHFQPVLDLYISESFSATLAYKKLIAVLRKRIDNANNNDGQGRDILLKTMKSLQYCMRFVVESRLLFTELNQDEEEFSQTLTELLKSIVELMRHETDSTLLVQGACLKYLPTTIPHLLRVYSGKQLSTILSDLLVTLPTGRLTKQKMMTVNDIVHSPLFLNAECRAILLPRITILVRDLLESKEEGLSSTTGKSVAKVARLLGENRHRLEQHRGYSEEVELCVRILSDILELTFRKDIGSTMQDVKDIMLTAMRTIIQSVISMDRENSLVGNLVSVMLAIFRQMTQQHYEIYIKHFGYKCDLLDFLMEILLVFKDLVSRSVFPSDWCDMIMLQNSIILKSLRFFSGTIRDYFFTDFEQQAWSNFFHCAIAFLTQPALQLETFTSSKLNRIVSRYNDMRRETAFEIRSMWFNLGQYKIFFVPALVGAILEMALIPESELRKATIPIFFDMMQCEYYSSRIVEGYGDTKRDATHIKANFTDYENEMIAKLDILVEGGRGDEQFRTLWTQVMGDLCENHSTLREQGLRFVDTISKLMERLLQYRDIIHSESQEHRMLCIVNLLEFYSDINRKEMYIRYVNKLCELHLECDNYTEAAYSLKLHSQLLAWSDQSLPPLLRSHRYLACQTHRELKEALYNDMIDYFDKGKMWECALAVCKELVAQYEEETFDYLQLSMLLQRMAKFYDAIVKQLRPEPEYFRVAYYGRGHPAFLQNKVFIYRGREYERLSDFCSRTLNQLPNAEQMNRLSPPTPEILQSNHQYVQINKVDPLMDEKRHRLSGKPITAEAVLRYHRVNDVQRFRFSRPAPKKDILSAMSNSGDKEKETATNNEFASLWLERTVLVTSYPLPGILRCFPVTSSETYYVSPLRNAIETMEAMNIVLRDLIIAHKADRTLPLNPLSMKLNGILDPAVMGGIDNYEKAFLNPEYRASHPEENSDLQKLEGLIADQIPLLNVGLQLHKARAPPELSPFHQRLEHCFAAMRSQVEAKYGKRTCDVQLESLSQIVTMRRPQASRGDNHRLSESNITNSENASIRSHILSTASLQKALGSPSPGTNKKKDSKRRSSRKSDSSTSTKNDQPTSQWYTTPEVSQSTSTPITPLISSFPTTPIFELRQELTPKRPLRSEIEKERRISNRLSGQSQHYLRNINNGMDSSSLGKGNRDSVGTTDSTASEDDPPPPLPVKMREADYCNLPDELPASHCGTGSLNNLNRPLGHWSKNKLPTPTDDLDVQTKPPTPPPKPKRPPYSLNKSVLSTGDADNNFSQDPSVT, via the exons atgaaaatgacAATGGCATGGACGAAAGTTAAAGGACATCTAGGAGTGG CCATTGATAACTTTGCATACGAGTCCCCCCATGTTGTACAATTGACAGTTGGGGAAGTGGTACATATATCGGGGGAGTGCGGAAACTGGTACCATGGACGGAGCAAAATTAATGGGACATGTGGGATCTTCCCAAAATCCTACATACATATCATAGAAGAATCAAAGACAAAAGATTGTCTGATAGATGAAATCACTAATGTTTTGAGAGAATGGGGGCATCATTGGAAGCATCTATATGTG ATTCATTCAGAACACTTCTTAAACATGAAACAGCAACTTTTAGAATTGATAGAATACAGAAGCAAAATTTTAAGTGGCACATTGACAGTGGATGAGTTGAAAGATATGAAAAGATTGGCAACAGCTAGGATTGACACTGGCAATCAACTATTGGGCCTTGACATGGTTGTTCGGGATGATCAGGGAAATGTCCTTAATCCTGAAGAAACAAGTACGATTCAGTTATATTATCATCACGAAACAGCTGCTGAAAGAATAAGAAAGGCAGCTAATGATATGAAAAAGAAACCTTCAAGGCCACAAGCACCTGTCTATTCGCATATCTTCTTCGTCAGTGTAAGGAATTTTGTATGTAAAATGACCGAAGATGTAGAGTTATTATTGACACTGTACGACGGTCGTGAAATGAAAGCAATTACTGAGAACTATGTGGTTTCATGGAGCAAGGAAGGATTAGCCAGGGACATAGATCAACTTCACAATCTTCGAGTTCTATTTACTGACCTCGGTTCTCGCGATCTGGCCAGGGATAAAGTTTATTTAGTTTGTTATGTAATTAGGGTGGGTGGTATGGAAGCTAAAGATATTGACCACAGACGCTCGAGCGTTTCGCAGGCCAATCAAAAAACCAAAAGCACTGAAAATATGAGAAGACCTTTTGGTGTAGCGGCGATGGATATCACTTCGTACATTACTGGCAAACTTGAAGGTGATTCAGATCACCATCACTTCATTCCATTTGTACA ATGTTGTGAGAAAGAGAGCTTAGATGGTACGTTACGAAGAATTCTTTCCCAAAAAGAAGTAAGCATTCAAAAAAGTACTAATGGCAATAGTGGCAGCTTTACTGGTGGTCAGGGATTGTGGGCTAGCTTGAAGTTACTCAGAGGAGATCCGAAACAA GTGCGAGATGAAAATCCTCATTTAGTACTCGGTAACGTTGCAATTGCGAGGAAGATGGGCTTTCCAGAAGTTATTTTACCAGGAGACGTGAGAAACGACTTGTATCTCACCTTGATTAGTGGCGAATTCAATAAAGGATCGAAGTCTACCGACAAGAATGTGGAAGTAACG GTTAAAGTATGCAATGAATTTGGTACTCCAATACCAGGTGTTATGACTTTGGGTGGCGGAGCTTCACCGATTGACGAGTATCGTAGTGTTATTTACTATCACGAAGATAAGCCAAGATGGTGTGAAACATTTAAAATTGCTATACCCATCGAGGAATTCAAACAAGCCCATTTAAAATTCACGTTTAAGCatcgcagttcgaacgaggCGAAAGATAAATCTGAGAAACCTTTCGCCTTAAGTTACGTGAAACTGATGCAGCGTAATGGGACCACATTGCAAGACACACAGCACGAATTGCTAGTGTATAAACTAGACCAAAAAAAATATGAGGATGCTGATACCTCGTATTTAAAGCTCCCATCGACGAGGGGTGAACTG GTTGAACTAAAcattgaaaagaaaccaacgTTAGGGGCTCTTAGTTTAAGTACTAAGGACAGCTTTCTCATAACGACTAATATTTGTTCAACGAAACTAACGCAAAATGTAGATTTGCTAGGCTTATTGAACTGGGCATCGCATAACACGGATTTAAAAGAATCTTTGGCTGCCTTGATGAAAGTCGACGGTGAAGAAGTCGTTAAGTTCTTACAG GATGTTTTGGATGCTTTATTTAATATACTGATGAGTAATTCGGACAGCGATGTCTATGACGATATAGTGTTCGAATGTTTGTTGTATATTATCGGTTTAGTATCTGACAGAAAGTATCAACACTTTCAACCAGTATTAGATTTATACATTTCTGAGAGCTTCTCCGCGACACTCGCTTATAAAAAGTTAATTGCAGTATTACGTAAACGTATAGATAATGCCAACAATAATGATGGCCAAGGGCGTGATATACTTCTTAAAACGATGAAAAGCCTTCAATATTGTATGAGATTCGTGGTTGAATCTCGTCTTCTATTTACCGA GTTGAACCAAGACGAAGAAGAATTTTCGCAGACCTTAACAGAGCTATTGAAATCGATAGTTGAGCTTATGAGACACGAAACTGATAGTACCTTGTTGGTACAAGGGGCGTGTCTTAAATATTTACCAACTACCATACCTCATTTATTGCGAGTATACAGTGGCAAACAGTTGAGCACAATATTAAGCGATTTATTGGTCACTCTGCCAACAGGGAGATTGACCAAACAGAAAATGATGACAGTGAACGATATCGTTCACAGTCCTCTCTTTTTAAATGCAGAGTGTAGAGCAATTTTATTGCCTAGAATTACTATTTTGGTTCGAGATTTACTGGAATCTAAAGAGGAG GGGCTGTCAAGTACAACTGGAAAAAGCGTGGCGAAGGTAGCCAGGCTGCTTGGTGAGAATCGACATCGACTCGAACAGCACCGCGGCTACTCCGAAGAG GTTGAATTGTGTGTCAGGATTTTATCTGACATATTGGAATTAACATTTAGGAAAGATATAGGAAGCACGATGCAGGACGTGAAAGACATCATGCTCACAGCCATGCGAACTATTATACAATCCGTTATATCCATGGACAGAGAAAATTCGCTGGTTGGAAATCTGGTTTCGGTTATGCTGGCAATATTCAg ACAAATGACTCAACAACATTACGAGATTTATATAAAACACTTTGGGTACAAGTGCGATTTGCTCGATTTCCTCATGGAGATATTGTTGGTGTTCAAAGATTTAGTTTCAAGAAGCGTGTTCCCGAGCGATTGGTGCGACATGATCATGCTTCAAAACAGCATAATTCTGAAGTCGCTACGTTTCTTCTCCGGCACGATCAGAGATTATTTCTTCACCGATTTCGAACAGCAGGCTTGGTCGAATTTTTTCCATTGTGCAATCGCGTTCTTGACCCAGCCTGCTCTGCAGTTGGAAACGTTCACATCGTCGAAACTCAATCGCATTGTCTCGCGTTACAACGATATGCGCAG AGAGACTGCTTTCGAGATACGCTCGATGTGGTTCAATTTggggcaatataaaatattcttcgttCCTGCGTTAGTAGGAGCAATACTAGAAATGGCGTTAATTCCAGAGAGCGAGTTAAGGAAGGCAACTATACCTATATTTTTTGATATGATGCAGTGCGAGTATTATAGTTCACGCATTGTCGAAGGGTACGGCGACACGAAAAGGGATGCTACTCATATAAAAGCGAATTTTACAGACTATGAAAACGAAATGATTGCGAAATTGGATATATTG GTCGAGGGTGGTAGAGGAGATGAACAATTTCGAACCCTTTGGACACAAGTGATGGGTGATCTTTGCGAGAATCACTCGACCTTGCGGGAGCAAGGTTTACGTTTTGTAGACACGATATCTAAATTGATGGAGCGATTGTTACAGTACCGCGACATCATCCACTCGGAGTCTCAGGAACATAGAATGTTGTGTATCGTGAATCTTCTCGAATTTTACTCAGACATAAATAGGAAAGAGATGTATATCAG GTATGTAAATAAGCTTTGCGAATTGCACCTGGAGTGTGATAATTACACTGAAGCAGCGTACTCGTTGAAACTACACAGTCAATTATTAGCGTGGAGCGATCAATCGTTGCCACCTCTATTAAGATCGCATAG ATACTTGGCGTGTCAAACGCATCGTGAATTGAAAGAAGCATTGTATAACGACATGATTGATTACTTTGATAAGGGCAAGATGTGGGAGTGCGCGCTGGCCGTGTGCAAAGAGCTAGTCGCTCAATACGAGGAAGAAACGTTCGATTATTTACAGCTGTCAATGTTGCTGCAACGTATGGCTAAGTTTTACGATGCTATAGTGAAACAACTGCGACCCGAACCGGAATATTTTAGGGTCGCATATTATGGTCGTGGCCATCCTGCGTTTTTACAAAACAAG GTATTCATTTACCGTGGAAGAGAGTACGAGAGACTAAGTGATTTCTGTTCGCGGACGTTAAATCAGCTGCCAAACGCGGAACAAATGAACAGACTGTCTCCTCCCACCCCAGAAATActgcagtctaatcatcagtatgtgcaaattaataaagTGGATCCTCTAATGGATGAGAAGAGGCATCGACTCAGTGGGAAGCCCATAACAGCGGAAGCTGTTCTCAG GTACCACAGGGTGAATGACGTCCAACGTTTTCGATTTTCGAGGCCAGCGCCGAAAAAGGACATACTCTCAGCTATGTCGAACTCCGGTGACAAAGAGAAGGAGACCGCTACTAACAATGAATTCGCTTCGCTATGGTTAGAAAGGACAGTATTAGTTACAAGCTACCCCTTGCCAGGCATTCTGAGATGCTTCCCCGTTACATCCAGCGAGACTTACTATGTCAGCCCCCTTCGTAACGCGATAGAAACGATGGAAGCTATGAACATTGTGCTGAGAGATTTAATTATAGCGCACAAAGCGGATCGTACTCTTCCACTGAACCCTCTCAGTATGAAATTGAACGGCATACTGGATCCAGCGGTAATGGGTGGCATAGATAACTATGAGAAAGCTTTTCTTAACCCTGAGTATCGTGCTTCTCATCCAGAAGAGAATTCCGATCTTCAAAAGCTAGAAGGACTAATCGCTGATCAgataccgttgttgaacgttggTTTGCAGTTGCACAAAGCACGCGCTCCCCCTGAATTGTCGCCGTTCCATCAACGCCTGGAACACTGTTTCGCAGCCATGCGAAGCCAAGTTGAAGCCAAATACGGAAAGAGG ACTTGCGACGTACAACTCGAGAGTTTGTCTCAAATTGTTACCATGCGAAGGCCGCAGGCGTCAAGGGGGGACAATCACCGTCTATCCGAGTCGAACATAACAAATTCAGA AAACGCATCGATACGTTCACACATCTTGTCAACGGCCTCTCTACAGAAGGCACTCGGAAGCCCAAGTCCAGGGACAAATAAGAAAAAGGATTCAAAGCGTAGAAGCTCACGGAAAAGTGATTCTTCCACCTCAACAAAAAATGATCAACCAACCAGTCAGTGGTACACTACACCGGAAGTGTCGCAAAGTACATCAACACCTATCACACCATTAATATCCAGTTTTCCCACAACACCAATATTCGAACTTCGTCAAGAG CTAACACCTAAACGTCCCTTAAGATcggagatagagaaagagaggagaataAGTAATCGGTTGTCTGGTCAGTCTCAACATTACTTAAGAAACATAAATAACGGGATGGATTCTAGTAGTTTAGGCAAAGGAAATAGGGATAGCGTCGGCACGACAGATAGCACGGCGTCCGAGGACGATCCGCCACCGCCGTTACCCGTGAAAATGCGCGAAGCCGATTACTGTAATCTTCCGGACGAATTGCCTGCTTCCCATTGTGGAACGGGTAGTTTGAATAACTTGAACAGACCTCTAGGGCATTGGTCAAAGAACAAGCTACCAACGCCAACAGACGATCTTGATGTTCAGACGAAACCGCCTACACCACCACCAAAACCAAAAAGACCGCCTTACAGTTTAAACAAGTCCGTGCTTTCTACCGGTGATGCAGATAATAATTTTAGTCAAGATCCGTCCGTAACTTGA